A region of the Arctopsyche grandis isolate Sample6627 chromosome 10, ASM5162203v2, whole genome shotgun sequence genome:
CAAGTTTGTCCGGTTAATCCGGTCGATGCCGAATCGAAACGTCGTAAACTTcatcgaaaattaattaaatactcgtTTCCTTAAATGCATATCCTATTTAGCATCTCATTTTTTTCTCAACAAGTTCACCTCCGTTGAGCATTAAAGAACCGACGACGATTTCTATCTATAGTAAGCGTTTCTCCAAATTAGCCTTTCCTTCGATTACTACACGAATgttaaatttagataaaaaaaggaTATTTTTCGGAACGATTAGTGACAATTAACAGTGAGTTATGAAGTTCGgaagttgaattttgaaaagtGATATCCACGTTCTTGAATGTTGGCACATACTCGTACATGCATTAAATGAAACTGTGGCGTGTGTGTGGGCTTCATTCAATAGTCAGCCAAAATTATTTCAACGTCTTCTCATCCAGACTAATATGATTTATGGTAGAGTCGGGATGTGGGGCCCCCGGAGAGGCCCCAGGCTCTAATGGGGGCCTCAGCTTTCACGACGTTAATGTGAACACGCGCGTGAACTTATACACACGAGTATTTCTCTCGGAGCAAAAAAGTGACTCGTTTTAAAAACTCCTCGTAatgtttgtacatacgtatctatgtatatacgagaATGTAGTATAAAACCTACCCTGGATGTGATGAAGAGGCACACAAAAAGTACCGTGACAATCACGAAAAGATCGACGAAAACgtgtcgaaaaataaaataaaacgcttAGCTGTGTTTACAATGGGGATTTTTGGTATTGgatattgcatatttttttcaaactgattggttttttttcataaattttaatatagaatTCATTTGTCCACGtggatgaaatttttttcgtatttaccgtcaatgtttgtattttcataataaaaaataagtattcgAAGCCGCATTGATTGATACTTAGATACTATTTCactttttttacttgatttttagtGACGCATTGtcattacgtacatatacatatgtacatacatacatacttagattctttatatgtatgtatgtacaataaaaatgacgtttgaatatttatttttttaaatttgatgaatatacatataaaacagtCATAAAATAAGCTTAGAAATTTGAATATCATATTCTTACATAAGTTGAAATTGAATCTTCTCTTATGATGCAAACTTTTTGGACACAAATATAGAttgatgtacctacatatgtatatttttgaacatacatacatatgtattcatttaaaatcaGCTACAGGGCTACAGAACTATAATTTTTCAGAAAAGTAtgatgcatatataaatatgtatgtacatacacgtattcagaaatacagtaagATCAATATTTTCCATAAACATTACTTAGCAAAAAGTACTGATTTGTGTTATCAcggtgaatttattttttaattctttaattctCTAAAACTATTCATAAAGTGGAACTATTCATAAGTTCATTGtctcaatttatttaaacagaCTACTATGCCACCAAATATATCAAATGCTTCAAACCCTTTTGTCGAggataaaaatacattgaacagTATTTTACCAGCATCTAGAAATGAAGGCAATGGTAATACAAATAAGGATGATACATTGGAATTAGTATGGGTACTGATAATATTTATCGGACTGTTGCATGTGGCTTCCATCTTTGGAGTTTACTTGATGTTATTTTCATGCATGTGGCTCACCTCTATATACGGTAAGCGCATTAAGTATTCATCAATTTATTTAACTAGTGGAATCTATTATTTGAGTTTTTTCAGCATTTTTCCTAGCAGTAATAGCTGGTCTAGGTGTGACTGCAGGTGCCCATCGTCTTTGGACTCACAAATGTTACAAAGCGAAACTTCCTTTGAGAATattgttgataatttttcatACACTAGCATTcgaggtatatatatatatatatactttttggtTGGTAAAATAGCTGCGTTTTATTTGTGTGATTGGTAGAGATTGTGATTTCAGAGCGATGTGATAGCATGGTCAGAAGATCACAGAGTGCATCACAAATTCAGCGAAACTGATGCAGATCCACATAATGCAAAGCGAGGCTTTTTCTTTTCACATGTTGGATGGTTGTTGTGCAAAAAGCATCGGGAATATTTCGAAAAGGCTAAAACTATGGACTTCAGCGATTTGCACGAAGATtcgattttacaatttcaaaaaaagtatgtatgaatCAAAGGTATTTAGTATGATATGTTAGTTATTATATTAATGAATCTTTTCAGGTACTATATACCGATGACAGCGGTTATTACCTTCATAATACCGACGGCGATTCCAGTTTACTTTTGGAACGAGACCTGGATGAACTCCTTTTACGTATCTGCGATATTAAGAATTGCTCTAGTCTTGAATGTAACTTGGCTTGTGAATAGTGCAGCTCATTTGTACGGAACAAAACCTTACGACAAAAACATCGGTCCTGTAGAAAATAGCACCATTACGGCTCTGGCTCTAGGAGAGGGTTTTCACAATTACCACCACGTTTTTCCTTGGGATTATAAAGCGTCAGAGCTCGGAAAATATTCGACTAACATCACGACGTCTTTTTTGGATTTAATGGCGAGGATTGGATGGGCATACGATTTAAAAACGGTCCCGATGGAAATTATTCAAAGTAGGGTTGAAAGAACTGGAGATGGAACACATGCTTTGTGGGGATGGGGAGATAAAGATTTATCTAAACAAGAAATTGCATTTTTTATGAACAAGGAAGATTAGGCtaaattattgatttattatataatattaatgtgataaattttgcattaataattcatccatataaaatatacatattaacatatactataaatatatactataaaaCTTACTGCTGAATTCAGTGACATTACAGGTTAACCGAATTTATTGCTAAAGCTAACTagataattaattcatttattattttcattcaaacgtTAGTAAAACATGTCTAcgaaaatatgtaggtacatttatTATGTTAAACTTCTTGCTGAAATAGTAAATTAGTCCacgtaaaaaaacatttaatcacattcaatattttttttttattcatgcaCACTcaccatttttcattatttcttaaaatttgTAATACAAAGATTTAATACCgcgtcaatttttttattattgtacatatgtataaaccaaatattaaattataataatatgagtATCTCATgtcttttttttactaaatctaaaatatatagAGGTGTATTTATCGATTGAGAATCAGTCAGTCGCATACGGTAGTGTCgt
Encoded here:
- the LOC143917700 gene encoding acyl-CoA Delta-9 desaturase-like, with translation MPPNISNASNPFVEDKNTLNSILPASRNEGNGNTNKDDTLELVWVLIIFIGLLHVASIFGVYLMLFSCMWLTSIYAFFLAVIAGLGVTAGAHRLWTHKCYKAKLPLRILLIIFHTLAFESDVIAWSEDHRVHHKFSETDADPHNAKRGFFFSHVGWLLCKKHREYFEKAKTMDFSDLHEDSILQFQKKYYIPMTAVITFIIPTAIPVYFWNETWMNSFYVSAILRIALVLNVTWLVNSAAHLYGTKPYDKNIGPVENSTITALALGEGFHNYHHVFPWDYKASELGKYSTNITTSFLDLMARIGWAYDLKTVPMEIIQSRVERTGDGTHALWGWGDKDLSKQEIAFFMNKED